One Nyctibius grandis isolate bNycGra1 chromosome 26, bNycGra1.pri, whole genome shotgun sequence DNA window includes the following coding sequences:
- the PRR15L gene encoding proline-rich protein 15-like protein: MADSPGWWKLTFLRKRRSLPTVLYESPDGHAATTGESPEAPGEEGPPGFAARLEKIVDKSSKGKHVKVSNSGRFKEKKKVRATLDENPNLCSGGEREEK, translated from the coding sequence ATGGCCGACAGCCCCGGCTGGTGGAAGCTGACCTTCCTGCGGAAGCGCCGGTCGTTGCCCACGGTGCTGTACGAGAGCCCCGACGGCCACGCGGCCACCACCGGCGAGAGCCCCGAGGCGCCGGGCGAGGAGGGACCCCCCGGCTTCGCCGCCCGCCTGGAGAAGATCGTGGACAAGAGCAGCAAGGGCAAACACGTCAAGGTCTCCAACTCAGGACGCTtcaaggagaagaagaaagtgcgGGCGACGCTGGACGAGAACCCCAACCTCTGCTCCGGCGGCGAGCGGGAGGAGAAATGA